In Brachypodium distachyon strain Bd21 chromosome 2, Brachypodium_distachyon_v3.0, whole genome shotgun sequence, one genomic interval encodes:
- the LOC106866000 gene encoding BAG-associated GRAM protein 1-like: MSRLLSGCVLSRQVIIPLQDINVIKRSQHSLINPAITRYLHTGAGGHGAPPLCGQQNVTFRSPCHGPLCRIDTAVTGLQHTSFSKDKRNLIYENKAAGTHVPFGSCFEWQVWGWIMKTSTSALGCCLFIKGNVM; encoded by the exons GTTATCATTCCATTGCAAGATATAAATGTG ATAAAAAGGAGCCAACATTCCCTTATCAACCCAGCCATTACTAGATATCTTCACACCGGCGCGGGTGGTCATGGAGCACCTCCTTTGTGCGGCCAACAAAATG TAACTTTCAGGTCGCCATGCCACGGTCCTTTATGTCGTATAGACACCGCGGTTACAGGATTGCAGCACACTTCTTTCTCAAAGGACAAAAGAAACTTG ATATATGAAAACAAAGCAGCAGGCACACACGTTCCATTTGGCTCTTGCTTTGAG TGGCAGGTATGGGGATGGATCATGAAGACCTCTACGTCTGCACTGGGTTGTTGTTTGTTCATTAAGGGGAATGTGATGTGA
- the LOC104582499 gene encoding uncharacterized protein LOC104582499 — translation MMAWRRLASDAAAAHLRRGASSSSSSFAPARGFSASCTPSAAANPTLPGRHALQSVWSRFRSSSPAFQARFPALLSARVPPGVRPKLSGLLKGFGAGGTAIAVMLYPRNVAYAQEEQLARRPSKDITTLSPYSKQVLAKLWNLVRKFQLPVGLILLIVYGWRKPIVLVINTLLLLYSSRPDPYSIYLFLQEIHQGKVCQNPALWKDEFMQTRKVDTEDYKFFSIGTVELKDRTELHVIGILGNWWIYHVSYAKRVELL, via the exons ATGATGGCGTGGAGGCGACTGGCGAgcgacgccgcggcggcgcaccTCCGGCggggcgcctcctcctcctcctcctctttcgCGCCCGCCCGCGGCTTCTCCGCCTCCTGCAccccttccgccgccgctaACCCTACTC TTCCTGGCAGGCACGCATTGCAGAGCGTTTGGTCCCGGTTTAGGAGTTCGAGCCCCGCGTTTCAAGCTCGGTTCCCAGCTCTGCTTTCGGCAAGGGTGCCTCCTGGAGTTCGTCCCAAGTTATCAG GTCTGCTGAAGGGATTTGGGGCCGGTGGCACCGCGATTGCTGTGATGCTCTATCCGAGAAACGTTGCTTATGCTCAAGAAG AACAACTGGCAAGGCGCCCATCAAAAGATATCACTACACTCTCACCATATTCAAAACAGGTGCTTGCCAAATTGTGGAATTTGGTCAGGAAATTTCAGCTGCCGGTTGGCTTGATTCTTTTGATTGTGTATGGTTGGCGGAAACCAATAGTTCTCGTCATCAATACTTTGCTTCTTCTCTATTCTTCAAGGCCGGACCCCTATTCCATATACTTGTTTCTTCAGGAG ATTCATCAAGGGAAGGTGTGCCAAAATCCTGCATTATGGAAGGACGAG TTTATGCAGACAAGAAAAGTTGATACTGAAGACTACAAGTTCTTTTCTATTGGAACAGTTGAACTAAAGGACAGAACAGAACTGCATGTAATTGGAATTCTGGGAAATTGGTGGATCTATCATGTGTCATATGCCAAGAGAGTGGAGCTGCTGTAG
- the LOC100839592 gene encoding uncharacterized protein LOC100839592 — translation MSSSTYRKRRRSAAAACGISKRPRLVASSAAVSDESSSSWASLPADLVGLIGWRVLASDLRDYVRFRAVCAHWRSSSLSPRGRGVVDPRFHPRRWMMLPEGHGLHPGHGKMRGYIRFFNLSTGAIVRVLLPLFRDHCVLDSVDGLLLLQRGQDTVIRLLHPFTGDTAELPPLATLMRLPKANLDVRRTWKYFRTICATSFSVSADGVITVMIVFHKLSMLAFATSSDHQWNVPTWRLSPYRRPISFRGKIYMLDNTPLYGGSRDIQIIQIAPPQYEGIPSGSCPTPTQKLVATCPVSKMCFPRYLAECDSEILVIGYRDGFFRHPLVYGLSDLILDRVVPVTSIGDNVLFIDERILNVSPSAG, via the coding sequence ATGTCATCTTCGACGTACCggaagcggcggcgctcggccgcggccgcgtGTGGCATAAGCAAGCGCCCTCGACTCGtagcctcctccgccgccgtctcggACGAATCATCTTCTAGCTGGGCGTCTCTCCCGGCAGATTTGGTCGGCCTGATCGGGTGGAGGGTGCTCGCGAGCGACCTGAGGGACTACGTCCGCTTCCGCGCCGTCTGCGCGCACTGGCGGTCGAGCTCGCTCTCCCCACGCGGCCGCGGCGTCGTCGACCCGCGCTTCCACCCGCGCCGGTGGATGATGCTGCCCGAGGGCCACGGCCTCCACCCTGGCCACGGCAAGATGCGCGGCTACATCCGCTTCTTCAACCTCTCCACGGGCGCCATCGTCCGCGTCCTGCTCCCGCTGTTCAGGGACCACTGCGTCCTCGACTCCgtcgacggcctcctcctcctgcaacGGGGCCAAGACACTGtcatccgcctcctccaccccttcACCGGTGACACTGCAGAGCTCCCACCACtcgccactctcatgcgtCTTCCTAAAGCCAACTTGGATGTGAGAAGGACTTGGAAGTATTTCAGAACCATTTGTGCTACCTCCTTCAGTGTCAGTGCAGATGGAGTCATCACTGTCATGATTGTATTTCATAAGCTATCCATGTTAGCCTTTGCTACCTCCAGTGATCATCAATGGAATGTTCCTACCTGGAGGCTCTCACCATATCGGAGGCCCATATCATTCCGAGGCAAGATATACATGTTAGATAATACCCCACTTTACGGTGGTTCTCGTGACATTCAGATTATCCAGATCGCCCCTCCCCAGTATGAAGGGATTCCTTCAGGTTCGTGTCCTACGCCTACACAGAAGTTGGTTGCCACATGTCCGGTCAGCAAAATGTGTTTCCCTCGCTACCTGGCAGAATGTGACTCAGAGATCCTGGTGATCGGGTATCGTGACGGCTTTTTCCGTCACCCATTGGTTTACGGACTATCTGACCTTATCCTAGACAGGGTTGTCCCAGTAACTAGTATCGGAGATAATGTTCTGTTCATTGATGAAAGGATACTGAATGTCAGCCCTAGTGCTGGGTGA
- the LOC100839900 gene encoding uncharacterized protein LOC100839900 — protein MGGEEEEEGASPHARARAEMASSGGKRRPRPTIFSWFVPLLLLLACSSSLSVSADNGGGSGGGNGGGNGTTHEFRSGDELRAYQRIVARMARTKKAAVKTIQSPDGDVIDCVPAHLQPAFDHPTLRGQKPEDEPVYRPNITGGAAAKNDDTVFPQAWSDGGGEPCPGGTVPIRRTTERDLLRHSAATGSLRRFAMKPPRARNVVRRDSTDDGHEHAVGYVTGDQFYGAKASLNVWPAKVASAAEFSLSQIWVISGTFGNDLNTIEAGWQVSPQLYGDNSPRFFTYWTSDAYQATGCYNLHCSGFVQTNSRIAIGAAISPASAYNGRQFDIALLIWKDPRRGHWWLQLGDGAGPLVGYWPSSLFTHLGGHANMVQFGGEVVNTRPKGAHTPTQMGSGHFPREGFNRAAYFRNLQVVDWDNNLIPAAGLRLVADHPACYGVQGGYNRAWGNYFYYGGPGRNVRCP, from the exons AtggggggagaagaagaagaagaaggagctagcccacacgcgcgcgcccgcgctgAAATGGCGTCTAGCGGCGGCAAGAGGAGGCCAAGACCAACCATTTTCTCCTGGTTTGTCCccttgctgctgttgctggcTTGTTCTTCTTCGTTGTCGGTGTCGGCGGacaatggcggcggcagcggcgggggcAACGGCGGGGGCAACGGCACGACACATGAGTTCCGTTCGGGGGATGAGTTGAGGGCGTACCAGAGGATCGTGGCCCGGATGGCCCGGACCAAGAAGGCCGCCGTCAAGACCATTCAG AGCCCCGACGGCGACGTCATCGACTGCGTGCCGGCGCACCTGCAGCCGGCGTTCGACCATCCAACCTTAAGAGGCCAAAAGCCCGAG GATGAGCCCGTGTACAGGCCAAACAtcaccggcggcgcggcggcgaagaacgACGACACCGTGTTCCCGCAGGCGtggagcgacggcggcggcgagccgtGCCCGGGCGGGACGGTGCCGATACGGCGGACGACGGAGCGCGACCTGCTGCGGCACTCGGCGGCGACCGGCTCCCTCCGGCGGTTCGCGATGAAACCGCCCCGCGCCCGCAACGTCGTCCGCCGCGACTCCACCGACGACGGCCACGAG CACGCGGTGGGGTACGTGACGGGGGATCAGTTCTACGGCGCCAAGGCGAGCCTGAACGTGTGGCCGGCCAAAGTGGCGTCCGCCGCGGAGTTCAGCCTCTCCCAGATCTGGGTCATCTCCGGCACCTTCGGCAACGACCTCAACACCATCGAAGCAGGCTGGCAG GTAAGCCCTCAGCTGTATGGAGACAACAGCCCAAGGTTCTTCACCTACTGGACA AGCGACGCGTACCAGGCGACGGGGTGCTACAACCTGCACTGCTCGGGCTTCGTGCAGACAAACAGCCGGAtcgccatcggcgccgccaTCTCGCCGGCGTCGGCCTACAACGGGCGGCAGTTCGACATCGCGCTGCTCATCTGGAAGGACCCGCGGCGGGGCCACTGGTGGCTGCAGCTAGGGGACGGGGCGGGCCCGCTGGTCGGCTACTGGCCGTCGTCGCTCTTCACGCACCTGGGAGGGCACGCCAACATGGTGCAgttcggcggcgaggtggtcAACACGCGGCCGAAGGGCGCGCACACGCCCACGCAGATGGGCAGCGGCCATTTCCCCCGAGAAGGGTTCAACCGGGCGGCCTATTTCAGGAACTTGCAGGTTGTTGATTGGGACAATAATCTCAtcccggcggcggggctccGGCTTGTGGCGGATCATCCGGCGTGTTATGGCGTTCAGGGCGGGTATAACCGCGCCTGGGGGAATTACTTCTATTATGGCGGGCCTGGAAGGAACGTCCGCTGCCCCTGA